The Bdellovibrionota bacterium sequence CCCTTGGCCTTTGGAAGCTTGTCTTGCAATTCAGGAATTGTAAATCCTCTGAAGCGAATTCCTTCATTGGCATCTAGGAGTGATGTCTCGTAAACCATGCCAGTAATTCCGCGCATACCTTGATAAATCTGTGCAAGTGTTACTTCGCCAGCTTTCTTTGCGCCATGCTCTTTGAGCATTTCTTTGTTTTGAGTTGCAAGTTGATCCGCTTTTTGTTTGAAAAGGTTTTTGAGTTTTTCCATTCCTATAGCTTAAAATAAGAGTGAAACTTTCGCCAGTACAAATCTCAGAGGAGATTGACTCACGGCTTTAGGCCCGTCGCACGGTAGTTTTCGTATGTTACGATTTGGCTAATTTCAGGACTCTGTCTTTAACTTCAGCAACTAGCACTGTCACATCTTTGCTTAATTCTTTGCCGCCATTCCACTTTTGGATTTGGAAGAAGACTTCGTTTCTCATTTGATGTGGTGTTTTCTTAGCATTTTCCATAATCATCTTTTTAATTCTATTAACGTCCAGTGCCACGCCTTTAGCGTTCTTGACCTGATGAATACCCTCAGTAAGCAAGATTAAACAGTCTTTGGGATTAAGGGATATCGTCTCGCTTTTGATTTTTGCCTTAAAACTCTTAGTGAAGGCCTCACCTGTTGGTTCAAGCTCTACCAGTTCCTTTTCCGCCGCCTTGTATAGAAATGCTAAGTTTTTACCATGGTGGCAGTAGCTCATTTCATAACTTCTTCTGTTGATCATTGCGTAAAAAAGATTCGCCGTATCTTGATCGCTAATTTGAGGAATCAATTCTTTTGTGATCATCGCAAACACTTTTTCTGGTGGAGCACCCTTTTTAGTCTCTATATGCGAAGTGAGCTTTAATAGCACCGAAAGAAACAGCGAGGAAA is a genomic window containing:
- a CDS encoding SpoIIE family protein phosphatase, producing the protein MKKTDKPKSSSNKLEDRIDELEDQLEQKDAEIKTFKKELITLNHHIESLIEKLNGQLKIANKIQEKLVPTEFPNIPGFEFSTKFQASYISGGDYFDIFEIEDRFRFSLLLSSCSGYGISSLFLSVLLKLTSHIETKKGAPPEKVFAMITKELIPQISDQDTANLFYAMINRRSYEMSYCHHGKNLAFLYKAAEKELVELEPTGEAFTKSFKAKIKSETISLNPKDCLILLTEGIHQVKNAKGVALDVNRIKKMIMENAKKTPHQMRNEVFFQIQKWNGGKELSKDVTVLVAEVKDRVLKLAKS